One Solirubrobacterales bacterium DNA window includes the following coding sequences:
- the cysK gene encoding cysteine synthase A, producing MIATQISGTVGGTPMVWLDRVGEGLGARICAKLESFSPGGSVKDRIGVAMVDAAESNGLLEPGESVIVEPTSGNTGIALAMICAARDYRLVLTMPEGMSRERSRLLRAYGAEVIETPSMGGMDEAVAEAERIRAKQDGFTPQQFANPANPDAHYRSTGPEIFTDTEGEIAAFVCGVGTGGTITGVARYLREQGSKAKIVAVEPAASPVLSGGVRGPHRIQGIGAGFVPEVLDRDLLDEVLPVRDEDALATAVELARTEGILGGISTGANVFAALELARRPEFKGGRIVTLAPDAGDRYLSLPFFIE from the coding sequence ATGATCGCCACCCAGATTTCCGGGACCGTGGGCGGCACCCCGATGGTTTGGCTGGACCGGGTCGGGGAGGGCCTGGGGGCGAGGATCTGCGCCAAGCTTGAGTCCTTCAGCCCGGGTGGTTCGGTCAAGGACCGGATCGGGGTGGCGATGGTCGACGCGGCCGAGTCGAACGGCCTGCTGGAGCCAGGGGAGTCGGTGATCGTCGAGCCGACCAGCGGCAACACCGGGATCGCTCTCGCGATGATCTGCGCCGCACGGGATTACCGACTGGTGCTGACCATGCCGGAGGGGATGAGCCGCGAGCGGTCACGGCTGCTGCGGGCCTACGGCGCCGAGGTGATCGAGACGCCCTCAATGGGCGGCATGGACGAGGCGGTGGCCGAGGCCGAGCGGATCCGGGCAAAGCAGGACGGTTTCACGCCCCAGCAGTTCGCCAACCCGGCCAACCCGGATGCCCACTACCGCTCGACCGGGCCGGAGATTTTCACCGATACCGAGGGCGAGATAGCCGCCTTCGTCTGCGGAGTGGGAACCGGTGGCACGATCACCGGGGTTGCCCGGTACCTGAGAGAACAGGGCTCCAAGGCGAAAATCGTTGCAGTCGAACCGGCCGCCTCGCCGGTGCTCTCCGGCGGCGTCCGCGGCCCGCACCGGATCCAGGGCATCGGAGCCGGTTTTGTGCCCGAGGTGCTCGATCGGGATCTGCTTGACGAGGTTCTGCCGGTCCGGGACGAGGATGCGCTCGCCACCGCTGTCGAACTGGCCCGCACCGAGGGGATCCTCGGCGGCATCTCGACCGGCGCCAACGTCTTTGCGGCGCTCGAGCTTGCCCGCCGGCCGGAGTTCAAGGGTGGGCGGATCGTGACTCTCGCCCCGGACGCAGGCGACCGCTACCTCTCCCTGCCCTTCTTCA